The Neofelis nebulosa isolate mNeoNeb1 chromosome X, mNeoNeb1.pri, whole genome shotgun sequence genome has a segment encoding these proteins:
- the NUDT11 gene encoding diphosphoinositol polyphosphate phosphohydrolase 3-beta, with protein MKCKPNQTRTYDPEGFKKRAACLCFRSEREDEVLLVSSSRYPDRWIVPGGGMEPEEEPGSAAVREVFEEAGVKGKLGRLLGIFEQNQDRKHRTYVYVLTVTEILEDWEDSVSIGRKREWFKIEDAIKVLQCHKPVHAEYLEKLKLGGPPTNGNSVAPSLPQSDP; from the exons ATGAAGTGCAAGCCCAACCAGACGCGCACCTACGACCCGGAGGGGTTCAAGAAGCGGGCAGCGTGCCTGTGCTTCCGGAGCGAGCGCGAGGACGAGGTGCTGTTAGTGAGTAGCAGTCGGTACCCGGACCGCTGGATCGTGCCGGGCGGGGGCATGGAGCCCGAGGAGGAGCCGGGCAGTGCGGCTGTCCGAGAGGTGTTCGAAGAGGCGGGAGTCAAGGGGAAGTTAGGCCGGCTCCTGGGCATTTTCGAACAGAACCAAGACCGCAAGCACAGAACGTACGTGTACGTACTGACCGTCACCGAGATTCTGGAGGATTGGGAAGATTCGGTTAGCATTGGAAGGAAGCGAGAGTGGTTCAAAATCGAAGATGCGATCAAGGTTCTCCAGTGCCACAAGCCCGTGCATGCCGAATATCTGGAGAAACTAAAGCTGGGCGGTCCCCCAACCAATGGAAACTCGGTGGCCCCGTCTCTGCCACAGAGCGATCCCTA A